A genomic window from Triticum urartu cultivar G1812 chromosome 7, Tu2.1, whole genome shotgun sequence includes:
- the LOC125524138 gene encoding protein CHLORORESPIRATORY REDUCTION 42, chloroplastic-like — MLRPAAAAVYPSSYHAPPPRFPAFPAGRRSAAIAVRCVNRDAPDTSKAKLKVGSPIVITEEPPMLKTAASVPSLRQNAGRVKPGDVGRIMARKPKDVWAVRLAVGTYLLDGKHFKPLEVVEDEGGDDQPQDE; from the exons ATGCTACGGCCAGCGGCTGCCGCCGTTTATCCGTCATCCTACCACGCCCCACCGCCGCGATTCCCAGCATTTCCGGCCGGACGACGCTCGGCCGCCATAGCCGTCCGGTGCGTGAACCGCGACGCGCCCGATACCTCGAAGGCGAAGCTGAAGGTCGGCTCGCCGATCGTCATCACCGAGGAACCGCCCATGCTCAAGACCGCCGCGTCGGTGCCGTCGCTCCGGCAGAACGCCGGCCGCGTCAAGCCCGGCGACGTCGGGAG GATAATGGCGCGGAAGCCGAAGGACGTCTGGGCCGTGCGGCTCGCCGTCGGCACGTACCTGCTGGACGGGAAGCACTTCAAGCCCCTGGAGGTCGTCGAGGACGAAGGCGGCGACGATCAACCCCAGGATGAATGA